A stretch of Prunus dulcis chromosome 6, ALMONDv2, whole genome shotgun sequence DNA encodes these proteins:
- the LOC117629604 gene encoding DExH-box ATP-dependent RNA helicase DExH11 isoform X5: MDPIVAANGLSFRVGFSGHSGHLRLEPLSTDESSNPVNSLPDFILPPAFARETPESIKEYIEDTYLLPRLDPEVFSPEKVGRQWDFDWFDNANVPLEPSLPRTVVVPTWELPFRSQNDGSVGGQWEPKSVQVDVSELIVGAQESGSLPRVAGPAKDFVRGSINNRPFRPGGLDDSKSLERVLPDGASNGEWVHELLIGGSAQAVPPSFKQGLDLGDLKAYPCSWNVYKDQSPLKSTSDEKVDLQSELSVQFDDLFKKAWEEDVVEFEGDGQLSGSESVKSEDEANEVDVARNSCEPELSVLDEILSVEAKSRFNETDEDGEKNPEAWAISGGTEWIAENFYDLIPDKALDYPFELDKFQKEAIYYLEKGDSVFVAAHTSAGKTVVAEYAFALASKHCTRAVYTAPIKTISNQKYRDFCGKFDVGLLTGDVSLRPEASCLIMTTEILRSMLYRGADIIRDIEWVIFDEVHYVNDVERGVVWEEVIIMLPRHINIVLLSATVPNKVEFADWIGRTKQKKIRVTGTTKRPVPLEHCLFYSGELYKICESESFIPQGFKAAKDAFKKKNMSAATGGSGSHAPAPVSHDGARTQKQSSNWGKQKKQSGPQNLGNFSKAGGSNQNNGNGMNNWGLRRSDASLWLSLINKLSKKSLLPVVIFCFSKNRCDKSADSMYGIDLTSSSEKSEIRVFCDKAFSRLKGSDRTLPQVVRVQNLLHRGIGVHHAGLLPIVKEVVEMLFCRGVIKVLFSTETFAMGVNAPARTVVFDTLRKFDGKEFRQLLPGEYTQMAGRAGRRGLDKIGTVIVMCRDEILEESDLKHVIVGSATRLESQFRLTYIMILHLLRVEELKVEDMLKRSFAEFHAQKKLPEQQQLLMRKLAQPTKTIECIKGEPAIEEYYDMYSEAETYYTEILEAVMQSSVAQKFLTAGRVVVMKSQSGQDHLLGVIVKPPSSSNKQYIVLVLKPELQTPLASDNLQDSKNTDFPQGYFMAPKSKRAIEEDYFPGVTSRKGSGVINIKLPHQGSAAGVRFEVREVNNKDFLCICNCKIKIDQVRLLEDVSSHAYSKTVQQLLGTKSNGNKYPPALDPMEGTLLVRMC, from the exons ATGGATCCGATTGTTGCAGCAAATGGGCTCTCTTTCCGAGTCGGGTTCTCCGGTCACAGTGGCCACCTCAGGCTCGAGCCTCTTTCCACCGACGAGAGCTCCAACCCCGTCAATTCACTCCCTGATTTCATTCTG CCGCCGGCATTTGCTAGGGAAACGCCTGAATCAATAAAAGAGTATATAGAGGACACGTATCTCTTGCCAAGATTGGACCCTGAAGTATTTTCGCCGGAAAAGGTCGGGAGGCAGTGGGATTTTGACTGGTTTGATAACGCAAATGTACCCTTGGAGCCCTCATTGCCGCGGACAGTTGTGGTTCCTACATGGGAATTACCATTTAGGAGTCAAAATGATGGGTCGGTGGGAGGTCAATGGGAACCTAAATCCGTGCAG gtggatgtatcagAACTTATAGTAGGAGCTCAAGAGTCTGGTTCCTTGCCACGCGTGGCTGGACCAGCGAAGGATTTTGTACGGGGAAGTATCAACAACCGCCCTTTTCGCCCAGGAGGCTTGGATGATTCCAAATCTCTAGAAAGAGTTCTTCCTGATGGTGCTTCTAATGGCGAGTGGGTTCACGAACTTCTGATTGGTGGCTCTGCTCAGGCCGTACCTCCAAGCTTTAAGCAAGGATTGGACCTTGGTGATCTCAAG GCCTATCCATGCTCGTGGAATGTGTATAAGGATCAAAGTCCACTGAAGAGTACGTCAGATGAAAAGGTG gATTTGCAGAGTGAGTTGTCCGTGCAGTTTGATGACTTGTTCAAGAAGGCCTGGGAAGAGGATGTTGTTGAATTTGAAGGAGATG GTCAATTGTCAGGATCAGAATCTGTTAAGTCAGAGGATGAAGCAAACGAGGTTGATGTTGCCAGAAATTCATGCGAGCCTGAGTTATCTGTGTTAGATGAGATTTTGTCAgttgaggcaaagtcaagatTCAATGAAACTGATGAAGATGGTGAAAAAAACCCAGAG GCTTGGGCAATTAGTGGAGGTACAGAATGGATTGCAGAGAATTTTTATGATCTTATTCCTGACAAGGCACTTGATTATCCTTTTGAATTGGATAAATTCCAGAAGGAG GCTATTTATTATCTTGAAAAGGGGGACTCTGTCTTTGTTGCTGCTCACACATCAGCTGGAAAGACAGTTGTTGCAGAATATGCATTTGCTTTAGCATCAAAA CATTGCACCAGAGCTGTGTATACTGCTCCTATTAAAACCATCAGCAATCAAAAGTACAGAGATTTCTGTGGAAAATTTGATGTTGGACTTCTCACTGGTGATGTTAGCTTGAGGCCAGAGGCATCTTGTCTCATTATGACCACAGAAATCTTAAGGTCAATGCTTTATCGCGGTGCAGACATAATACGTGATATTGAATGG GTTATCTTTGATGAGGTGCACTATGTCAATGATGTCGAAAGAGGTGTTGTTTGGGAAGAAGTTATTATAATGCTTCCAAGACACATTAATATTGTCCTCCTTTCAGCTACg GTACCAAACAAAGTGGAGTTCGCGGACTGGATTGGACGgacaaagcaaaagaaaatccgTGTTACTGG GACTACAAAAAGACCAGTACCATTGGAGCACTGCCTATTTTACTCCGGAGAACTTTACAAAATATGTGAAAGTGAAAGCTTTATTCCCCAGGGGTTCAAAGCTGCAAAAGATGCattcaagaaaaagaatatgaGTGCTGCGACTGGTGGTAGTGGATCACATGCTCCAGCTCCAGTTTCTCATGATGGGGCTCGAACTCAAAAACAAAGTTCTAACTggggaaaacaaaagaagcaaTCTGGTCCCCAAAATTTGGGGAATTTCTCCAAAGCTGGTGgatcaaatcaaaacaatggAAATGGCATGAACAATTGGGGTTTAAGGAGATCAGATGCCTCTTTGTGGTTGTCACTTATTAACAAGCTCTCGAAGAAGTCTCTGTTACCT GTggttatattttgtttctcaAAGAATCGCTGTGATAAGTCAGCTGATAGTATGTATGGGATTGACCTCACAAGTAGTTCTGAGAAAAGTGAGATTCGTGTGTTCTGTGATAAAGCATTTTCGCGGCTAAAGGGATCTGACAGGACTTTACCACAG GTTGTCAGAGTTCAAAACCTTCTTCATAGAGGAATTGGTGTCCATCATGCTGGACTGCTTCCAATTGTTAAGGAAGTTGTTGAAATGCTTTTTTGTCGTGGTGTAATCAAG GTTTTGTTCTCAACAGAGACATTTGCAATGGGAGTCAATGCACCAGCTAGAACG GTTGTTTTTGATACATTAAGGAAATTTGATGGCAAGGAATTTAGACAATTACTGCCTGGAGAATACACTCAAATGGCAGGCCGTGCAGGCCGAAGAGGACTTGATAAAATTGGTACAGTTATTGTAATGTGCCGTGATGAAATCCTAGAAGAAAGTGATTTAAAGCATGTCATAGTTGGAAGTGCAACCAGGCTTGAATCTCAGTTTCGGCTTACCTATATTATGATCTTGCATCTCCTTCGTGTTGAGGAACTGAAG GTGGAGGACATGCTTAAAAGAAGTTTTGCTGAATTCCATGCTCAGAAGAAACTACCAGAACAGCAGCAACTTCTGATGCGAAAGCTTGCACAACCTACAAAAACTATTGA GTGTATAAAAGGTGAACCAGCTATTGAGGAGTATTATGACATGTACTCAGAAGCTGAGACATATTACACGGAAATATTGGAGGCAGTTATGCAGTCCTCTGTTGCCCAAAAATTTCTTACAGCTGGGAGAGTGGTAGTCATGAAATCACAATCA GGCCAGGACCACTTGCTTGGAGTCATTGTGAAGCCTCCTTCTTCAAGTAATAAGCAATACATTGTTTTAGTGCTGAAACCTGAATTACAAACTCCCCTGGCTAGTGATAACTTGCAAGATAGTAAAAACACCGATTTTCCACAAGGTTATTTCATGGCACCAAAATCTAAACGTGCTATTGAAGAAGATTATTTTCCTGGCGTCACTTCTCGCAAAGGATCGGGtgtcatcaacataaaatTACCACACCAGGGTTCTGCTGCTGGGGTAAGGTTTGAGGTTAGAGAAGTCAATAACAAGGATTTTTTATGCATATGCAATTGCAAGATAAAGATTGACCAAGTTCGGCTTCTTGAAGACGTTTCCAGTCATGCTTACTCCAAGACAGTTCAACAGCTGTTGGGCACAAAATCCAATGGAAATAAGTACCCTCCAGCCTTAGATCCAATGGAAG GCACTTTACTTGTTAGAATGTGCTGA
- the LOC117629604 gene encoding DExH-box ATP-dependent RNA helicase DExH11 isoform X4, whose amino-acid sequence MDPIVAANGLSFRVGFSGHSGHLRLEPLSTDESSNPVNSLPDFILPPAFARETPESIKEYIEDTYLLPRLDPEVFSPEKVGRQWDFDWFDNANVPLEPSLPRTVVVPTWELPFRSQNDGSVGGQWEPKSVQVDVSELIVGAQESGSLPRVAGPAKDFVRGSINNRPFRPGGLDDSKSLERVLPDGASNGEWVHELLIGGSAQAVPPSFKQGLDLGDLKAYPCSWNVYKDQSPLKSTSDEKSELSVQFDDLFKKAWEEDVVEFEGDGQLSGSESVKSEDEANEVDVARNSCEPELSVLDEILSVEAKSRFNETDEDGEKNPEAWAISGGTEWIAENFYDLIPDKALDYPFELDKFQKEAIYYLEKGDSVFVAAHTSAGKTVVAEYAFALASKHCTRAVYTAPIKTISNQKYRDFCGKFDVGLLTGDVSLRPEASCLIMTTEILRSMLYRGADIIRDIEWVIFDEVHYVNDVERGVVWEEVIIMLPRHINIVLLSATVPNKVEFADWIGRTKQKKIRVTGTTKRPVPLEHCLFYSGELYKICESESFIPQGFKAAKDAFKKKNMSAATGGSGSHAPAPVSHDGARTQKQSSNWGKQKKQSGPQNLGNFSKAGGSNQNNGNGMNNWGLRRSDASLWLSLINKLSKKSLLPVVIFCFSKNRCDKSADSMYGIDLTSSSEKSEIRVFCDKAFSRLKGSDRTLPQVVRVQNLLHRGIGVHHAGLLPIVKEVVEMLFCRGVIKVLFSTETFAMGVNAPARTVVFDTLRKFDGKEFRQLLPGEYTQMAGRAGRRGLDKIGTVIVMCRDEILEESDLKHVIVGSATRLESQFRLTYIMILHLLRVEELKVEDMLKRSFAEFHAQKKLPEQQQLLMRKLAQPTKTIECIKGEPAIEEYYDMYSEAETYYTEILEAVMQSSVAQKFLTAGRVVVMKSQSGQDHLLGVIVKPPSSSNKQYIVLVLKPELQTPLASDNLQDSKNTDFPQGYFMAPKSKRAIEEDYFPGVTSRKGSGVINIKLPHQGSAAGVRFEVREVNNKDFLCICNCKIKIDQVRLLEDVSSHAYSKTVQQLLGTKSNGNKYPPALDPMEDLKLRDVNHVETYYKWTNLLQKMAENKCHGCTKLEEHIILAREIKRHKEEVNALKYEMSDEALQQMPDFQGRIDVLKEIGCIDADLVVQIKGRVACEMNSGEELICTECLFENQLDDLEPEEAVALMSAFVFQQKNTSEPSLTPKLSQAKQRLYNTAIRLGELQGHFKVQINPEEYARENLKFGLVQVVYEWAKGTPFADICELTDVPEGMIVRTIVRLDETCREFKNAASIMGNSALYKKMETASNAIKRDIVFAASLYVTGV is encoded by the exons ATGGATCCGATTGTTGCAGCAAATGGGCTCTCTTTCCGAGTCGGGTTCTCCGGTCACAGTGGCCACCTCAGGCTCGAGCCTCTTTCCACCGACGAGAGCTCCAACCCCGTCAATTCACTCCCTGATTTCATTCTG CCGCCGGCATTTGCTAGGGAAACGCCTGAATCAATAAAAGAGTATATAGAGGACACGTATCTCTTGCCAAGATTGGACCCTGAAGTATTTTCGCCGGAAAAGGTCGGGAGGCAGTGGGATTTTGACTGGTTTGATAACGCAAATGTACCCTTGGAGCCCTCATTGCCGCGGACAGTTGTGGTTCCTACATGGGAATTACCATTTAGGAGTCAAAATGATGGGTCGGTGGGAGGTCAATGGGAACCTAAATCCGTGCAG gtggatgtatcagAACTTATAGTAGGAGCTCAAGAGTCTGGTTCCTTGCCACGCGTGGCTGGACCAGCGAAGGATTTTGTACGGGGAAGTATCAACAACCGCCCTTTTCGCCCAGGAGGCTTGGATGATTCCAAATCTCTAGAAAGAGTTCTTCCTGATGGTGCTTCTAATGGCGAGTGGGTTCACGAACTTCTGATTGGTGGCTCTGCTCAGGCCGTACCTCCAAGCTTTAAGCAAGGATTGGACCTTGGTGATCTCAAG GCCTATCCATGCTCGTGGAATGTGTATAAGGATCAAAGTCCACTGAAGAGTACGTCAGATGAAAAG AGTGAGTTGTCCGTGCAGTTTGATGACTTGTTCAAGAAGGCCTGGGAAGAGGATGTTGTTGAATTTGAAGGAGATG GTCAATTGTCAGGATCAGAATCTGTTAAGTCAGAGGATGAAGCAAACGAGGTTGATGTTGCCAGAAATTCATGCGAGCCTGAGTTATCTGTGTTAGATGAGATTTTGTCAgttgaggcaaagtcaagatTCAATGAAACTGATGAAGATGGTGAAAAAAACCCAGAG GCTTGGGCAATTAGTGGAGGTACAGAATGGATTGCAGAGAATTTTTATGATCTTATTCCTGACAAGGCACTTGATTATCCTTTTGAATTGGATAAATTCCAGAAGGAG GCTATTTATTATCTTGAAAAGGGGGACTCTGTCTTTGTTGCTGCTCACACATCAGCTGGAAAGACAGTTGTTGCAGAATATGCATTTGCTTTAGCATCAAAA CATTGCACCAGAGCTGTGTATACTGCTCCTATTAAAACCATCAGCAATCAAAAGTACAGAGATTTCTGTGGAAAATTTGATGTTGGACTTCTCACTGGTGATGTTAGCTTGAGGCCAGAGGCATCTTGTCTCATTATGACCACAGAAATCTTAAGGTCAATGCTTTATCGCGGTGCAGACATAATACGTGATATTGAATGG GTTATCTTTGATGAGGTGCACTATGTCAATGATGTCGAAAGAGGTGTTGTTTGGGAAGAAGTTATTATAATGCTTCCAAGACACATTAATATTGTCCTCCTTTCAGCTACg GTACCAAACAAAGTGGAGTTCGCGGACTGGATTGGACGgacaaagcaaaagaaaatccgTGTTACTGG GACTACAAAAAGACCAGTACCATTGGAGCACTGCCTATTTTACTCCGGAGAACTTTACAAAATATGTGAAAGTGAAAGCTTTATTCCCCAGGGGTTCAAAGCTGCAAAAGATGCattcaagaaaaagaatatgaGTGCTGCGACTGGTGGTAGTGGATCACATGCTCCAGCTCCAGTTTCTCATGATGGGGCTCGAACTCAAAAACAAAGTTCTAACTggggaaaacaaaagaagcaaTCTGGTCCCCAAAATTTGGGGAATTTCTCCAAAGCTGGTGgatcaaatcaaaacaatggAAATGGCATGAACAATTGGGGTTTAAGGAGATCAGATGCCTCTTTGTGGTTGTCACTTATTAACAAGCTCTCGAAGAAGTCTCTGTTACCT GTggttatattttgtttctcaAAGAATCGCTGTGATAAGTCAGCTGATAGTATGTATGGGATTGACCTCACAAGTAGTTCTGAGAAAAGTGAGATTCGTGTGTTCTGTGATAAAGCATTTTCGCGGCTAAAGGGATCTGACAGGACTTTACCACAG GTTGTCAGAGTTCAAAACCTTCTTCATAGAGGAATTGGTGTCCATCATGCTGGACTGCTTCCAATTGTTAAGGAAGTTGTTGAAATGCTTTTTTGTCGTGGTGTAATCAAG GTTTTGTTCTCAACAGAGACATTTGCAATGGGAGTCAATGCACCAGCTAGAACG GTTGTTTTTGATACATTAAGGAAATTTGATGGCAAGGAATTTAGACAATTACTGCCTGGAGAATACACTCAAATGGCAGGCCGTGCAGGCCGAAGAGGACTTGATAAAATTGGTACAGTTATTGTAATGTGCCGTGATGAAATCCTAGAAGAAAGTGATTTAAAGCATGTCATAGTTGGAAGTGCAACCAGGCTTGAATCTCAGTTTCGGCTTACCTATATTATGATCTTGCATCTCCTTCGTGTTGAGGAACTGAAG GTGGAGGACATGCTTAAAAGAAGTTTTGCTGAATTCCATGCTCAGAAGAAACTACCAGAACAGCAGCAACTTCTGATGCGAAAGCTTGCACAACCTACAAAAACTATTGA GTGTATAAAAGGTGAACCAGCTATTGAGGAGTATTATGACATGTACTCAGAAGCTGAGACATATTACACGGAAATATTGGAGGCAGTTATGCAGTCCTCTGTTGCCCAAAAATTTCTTACAGCTGGGAGAGTGGTAGTCATGAAATCACAATCA GGCCAGGACCACTTGCTTGGAGTCATTGTGAAGCCTCCTTCTTCAAGTAATAAGCAATACATTGTTTTAGTGCTGAAACCTGAATTACAAACTCCCCTGGCTAGTGATAACTTGCAAGATAGTAAAAACACCGATTTTCCACAAGGTTATTTCATGGCACCAAAATCTAAACGTGCTATTGAAGAAGATTATTTTCCTGGCGTCACTTCTCGCAAAGGATCGGGtgtcatcaacataaaatTACCACACCAGGGTTCTGCTGCTGGGGTAAGGTTTGAGGTTAGAGAAGTCAATAACAAGGATTTTTTATGCATATGCAATTGCAAGATAAAGATTGACCAAGTTCGGCTTCTTGAAGACGTTTCCAGTCATGCTTACTCCAAGACAGTTCAACAGCTGTTGGGCACAAAATCCAATGGAAATAAGTACCCTCCAGCCTTAGATCCAATGGAAG ATCTGAAGTTGAGAGATGTGAATCATGTGGAAACATACTACAAGTGGACTAACTTATTGCAAAAGATGGCAGAGAATAAGTGCCATGGTTGTACAAAGTTGGAGGAGCACATTATTTTAGCAAGAGAGATAAAGAGACACAAAGAGGAAGTTAATGCTCTAAAGTATGAAATGTCAGATGAGGCACTGCAACAAATGCCAGATTTTCAAGGCCGG ATAGATGTTCTGAAGGAAATTGGATGTATAGATGCCGACCTTGTTGTTCAAATAAAAGGCCGTGTTGCATGCGAAATGAATTCAGGGGAGGAGTTGATTTGCACAGAGTGTTTGTTTGAGAACCAACTGGATGACCTGGAACCAGAAGAAGCTGTGGCGTTAATGTCTGCCTTTGTGTTTCAGCAGAAGAATACTTCCGAACCTTCTCTTACTCCAAAACTGTCTCAGGCGAAACAAAG ATTGTACAACACAGCAATAAGACTGGGCGAGCTTCAAGGCcacttcaaagttcaaataaaTCCGGAGGAGTATGCCCGAGAGAATCTCAAGTTTGGTCTTGTTCAAGTCGTTTATGAGTGGGCAAAG GGCACTCCATTTGCAGATATTTGTGAACTTACGGATGTTCCTGAAGGCATGATAGTGCGGACCATTGTCAGACTTGATGAGACGTGCCGCGAGTTCAAAAATGCTGCATCTATTATGGGTAATTCTGCTCTGTACAAGAAAATGGAAACCGCTTCAAATGCGATAAAGCGTGATATTGTATTTGCGGCTAGCTTATATGTCACTGGAGTTTAA